Proteins encoded in a region of the Vicia villosa cultivar HV-30 ecotype Madison, WI linkage group LG5, Vvil1.0, whole genome shotgun sequence genome:
- the LOC131605833 gene encoding mediator of RNA polymerase II transcription subunit 10b-like, whose translation MDSKQNLKQINESIEKTLALIHQLTLTVSNYDDAMQMPLLQRINGLVAELDNMMKLAENCNIQVPMEVIKLIDDGKNPDLFTQDVINDCIAKNQITKGKTDAFKGFRKHLLEELEQNFPDEIETFRESRAVSAATQSVSANGDATLKGKH comes from the exons ATGGATTCTAAGCAAAACCTGAAGCAGATCAACGAGTCCATTGAGAAAACCTTGGCCCTTATTCATCAACTTACCCTTACAGTCTCTAACTACGATGATGCTATGCAAATGCCACTTCTCCAACGCAT CAATGGTCTTGTTGCAGAGCTTGACAACATGATGAAATTGGCAGAAAACTGCAACATTCAGGTTCCTATGGAGGTTATAAA GTTAATTGATGATGGGAAGAATCCAGATTTATTTACCCAAGATGTTATAAATGACTGTATTGCAAAGAATCAGATCACCAAAGGAAAAACGGATGCTTTCAAG GGTTTTCGCAAGCATCTATTAGAGGAATTAGAGCAAAACTTTCCTGATGAAATTGAGACATTTAGAGAGAGTCGTGCTGTTTCTGCTGCG ACACAGAGTGTATCTGCTAACGGAGATGCAACGCTTAAAGGAAAGCATTGA